The following DNA comes from Musa acuminata AAA Group cultivar baxijiao chromosome BXJ1-4, Cavendish_Baxijiao_AAA, whole genome shotgun sequence.
catctttctgaTACATAAAACCATGTCGGTTCTTCATCTTTCTAAAGAACTTGTGTTGCTCTTTATCTGAGTAATTATCTCCATGAGTGGCTTTTGCGGAAGCTTGTTAGGACCTTCCAATTTCGATCCTGTGGTTTAATTGACAATGACAACATCATCAACAACAAGAAGCCATAATGTCCCGACAATTAATTTgctgaacttgtgaagattgactAACCAACTTTATTTATGTTATTCATGCTACAGTAAGCAGGTTTTCATTGTGCTTTGCAAACATACTATCTAACCAATTATGCATGTCCAGTAGGCCAGACAATGTCTATCATGTCACTGTGATGCCTTGTTATGACAAAAAGCTTGAAGCTGCGAGGGATGAATTTTCCTTTTCAGTCGATGAGGGAGAAAATGGGCATGCCAACTCAGTTATGAAGATACCAGAGGTAGATTCAGTTTTGACATCTGGAGAAGTTTTAGACTTGATACAGGTTTGGGATACTTCATACATCATCCTGTCAGTATCTATTTTCTGAATCATATTAGTCATTGAAAATTCTCGTAACTTTTTGACTTTCTGATGCAGTCAAAATCTGTTGATTTCGAGGCTTTGAAAGAAGCTCCTCTAGATAGCATGTAAGGCTCTTATGCTTTTAATCTACTTGATGTCCTGCTTAAATATGATAATAGTATGCATGTGTATTTTTGCATGCTCACTCATGGATCTAACCTTTACTTTTTATGTGGCTCTTTGAGGAATGAGTGGCCCTGCTTTTACAGACATGTTATCACCagtaaaaagattattttagaaTATCTAGTGTTTCTTTTAATGTAGTTAGCAGATAAATTTTACTTTTGGCATGTCCGTTAAATTGCTTctttcctctttggtaaatatatGAATGATTATCATTTAGTGTCAGCTATATTGATACTGAAATTGTTCTACAATCATCATCTTTATCAGGTTGACCAATGTTGACGATGGAGGGCATCTTTATGGGGTCTCAGGTGGTTCTGGAGGATTCACAGAAACAGTTTTTCGCCATGCTGCTAAAAAACTTTTTGGGGTAGAAATTCAAGGACCACTTGAATTTAGAAATATCCGCAATTCAGATTTTCGGGAAGTGGCACTAGAAGTATGTTTCAAATTCAAAACTTTTACTCCTTAATTGTTTTGATTCTCTAAAAGCTTACATTCTTAAAATCCTATTTGTCATTTTGCAGGTGGATGGTAAAACAGTTTTGAAATTTGCACAATGTTATGGATTCCGAAATCTGCAGAACATTGTAAGGAAGATTAAAATTGGGAGGTGTGATTATCATTTTGTAGAAGTTATGGCGTGTCCATCAGGTATGCTATATTTGCTATCATCTGCAATGCATTGCTCAAGTAGAAGTCTGACCGACACAGCTTAACCATGTTTGATTTCTCATCATCAGGCTGCTTAAATGGCGGTGGTCAAATAAAACCAAAGAACGGTCAATCTTCAAAAGATCTTATTCAACTATTAGAAACTTTGTATATGCAAGATGTAAGTTCCCCTGTGCAGGACACGGTCCCTCATCTGCAAAAGATATATTTACATTCTCGTAATTTGGTTGAGGTGTTTTCTTTCATCTATGACATGGTACCTCATCTACTTACAGGTAGAAGTTGCAGACCCATTTGATAATCCAATTGTGAAGAGATTGTATGATGAGTGGCTTGGACAACCTGGTTCAGAGAAGGCAAGAAAGTATTTGCACACTGAATACCATCTGTTGGTGAAAAGTACTGCTTCTCAGCTGCAGAATTGGTGACATCTTTCTTGATTCCTTTTTAGGTTTCGGATTTTTACTGTGCTAGTGGGCTGCCATATGGTGATGCAATAAATAGATATGTTCTTACTAACATAACCTCTCCTCTTCCAAATAAGTACACACCTTTTCTAGGGTGTCATTCCTCAAAAGAGTGTAAATTCTTTGGTAGTGTAGTTGGTTTCCTTGTGTAAGATACGCTTCAAAGGTTGTAAATTAGAAGCGTATTGTAATGATTTTTTGATCCTGTGTTGCTGCAATGTGTCTACATTTATTACCAGTTGCTTCCCATAGGATACTTGTTACTTCCTAATTCTGTAATCAGGTTAATGATGGACAACTTGATTCACTCTATCTAGCCTTTACATAGCTGGCTTTATGTCTCACCGTGGAATTGGCCATTCGTTATAGAACAGTGTTCATCCTCTGTCATTTGTATATTTAATCTGACGTATTGGTTCTTATTATTTACTTGCTGAATAGAAATATAGTGAGATGTCCATCTTCTTTTTCATTTGACTATAAAACAGAGTTACCATTTATGAATCTACGTTAGGGGAAACTGTGTTTTATTTGTAAACCTTCGAATGAACAAACTTCAAATATTTGTTCTCTGTCTGGCCGTGATCTGAACGATGGTCTTCCTGATGTCACATCAAAAGCATTTATTGGTTAAACATTAAATTACATATAACAATCGGGCATTTAAGTTTCCTAACTTTTATGTTATGCTTAAGCTTTAAATATATATAGTTAATCTCGATCCTAGGAGATCAAATATAGGTAACATTTTTTAATATATTCGAATGTTATTTGGATAAACAAATATTTATTTGACTCAGATTTATATTCGGTTAAAATCTATTTTAGCCCATGTAATCTTAGTCATAGAAgtctttatgatttatttatgtttaaaataattttttatttaaaaaaatatagtttCTTTCGTTAAATTTGAGTTAACAAATGTTTACATGGTATGCtgattcataataaactattaatataatgacacgtataatttatgattaaaattCATTTTAGCTATGTGATTTCGATCATGGACCTTTTTAgtccttatggtttactcgtgtctaaaataatctctatattttcaaaaaaaatagcaTATAAGCCCCTCTTGTTAAGTCCgagttaatagacgttagagtctgcttacgtgacatattaactcataataaataattaatataatgaggGATCAAGAGATTATTACCTGTCTAGCGTCAAATAAGTTAATGTACATCCACATGAAGTAGGACCAAAAGCTTTTGAGCTTGTTAGTGCAAGAGAGGTTGCATGCATACGATGCCGTGCTAGGTAGCAATGACTCGGTGCTGATAGTCGCTTCCATAACGACGCCTTCTCCTATTGTTGATAgaggttttaattttttttaaaacttaaataatatgtattattatattaatggtttaatgTGAGTTAGCATGCAACGTAAGCAAACTTTAACGTCTATTAATTCAGACTTTACGGGAAAAACTtttgtgttatattttttaaaatatctagATTATTTTAAATACGAGTAAACTATAAGAGCTTAAGAGGTCTATAACCGATAGAAACTAAAATGGATCTTAATATTAAATTacacgtatcattatattaatgatttattgtaagTCAACATATCACGTAAGCAgactatatgttatatttttaaaaatatgagaattattttagatacgagtaaaccAACTTAAGAGATCCAtaactaaaataattttttaacatatttatatataagttAAGATACATATCAAATTTAGATAGATTTGAGATCCGTTGTCTCTTAGTAATCTTTATAACACATTAGTGTTTGGATGTTAACATGATCATATACCATaataattacttttttttttcctctaggGAATAAATCTAGTATGGGAAATTGAAAGATACCATCAGCAAACTATGAACAGtagaaagaaaattttcaagtacTTATAGtggcaagaaaaaaaaaacaaaaagaaaagccaCGACCTTTGATAGTTCCCGAAAAGCCagtaaaaagaaatatttttgtcCATCACAGTCTCATTTATTAATTTTCGTCTGCTTTCAGCTTTATCTGAAATAGACTGAGATCGGAAATCCGTTTCTTGTTTCCAGAAACGTGCATAAAATGGAAGCAATTCCACACCGAGACTGCGCTGCCGCTTCCACCCTTCCATGTAACAAACGAAGCAAACCATCTATTCCTCCATTTCGCTTCCCTGCTTCTCTCAATCTTTCATGTCCGTCGGCCTCGTTCTCCAATCCACTCACCCAATTCAATCCAGTTGGTATCTCCAAAATCTCATCTTTCTTCTGCACCAATTCTTATCAGATCTTCCAATCCCAGATATTGTTCCAAATGAGAGTTcgagcctcaaaggcttcgagtTCGCCTTTGAGCTCCATTCCCAATTCTAATCCCGCCCTGTCCCTGTCTCCTCCGTCGAGTTTTCCTCATCCTATTGATTCCTCGGGTCGTTGCGAAGGCCTTGATCTCTTGGTATTGGCCGCCATGGAAGTCTTTGGAGACGGAGCTTTGGACTCGGGGCGCATTCGGAGCAATGAAGTCGGGAAGGAGGATGGGAGAACGGAGAGAgtcgagaagagggaggaggagttgTGTGGTGGAGTCGAGGCTGGTCTCAAGCGGACGAGGAAGCGGAGGCCACTAACAATGCCTTCTAGGTTCCAGGATTCCGTGCTGCAGCCATGGAAGCGGCGCACCCGTGGGCGGCTAAGCGGGGCGGACCGATCGGATTGAGTATTAAGGTCTGATTTTGATTGCTGCTTCTGCTTCTCTGGTATCAAATTGATCTTTTCTACATACGAAAATTTGTAGAGATCGGCAAATATGGATGCCAATGATCTAAATCGTTGTATAAGCTTCATGTTGCTACAGTTATCTTTCAAGAACAAGATTGCTATTGGTTCATGGATTCATATCGTTTCCTTTTGACATTTATATATGTGAATTGGTTCTTTTTCTGTGGTGTTCAATGTTCAATTTCAGGTCGTTGATACGTGGAATGGGGTACTTGTTTTTACATTATTTTGTCTTAGCTCCTGGGTTCCTGTAATCTGCTTGTTTCAGTCAATGTATTGAGATTCCAGTGATCAGTTTCTTATCTTATTTATCTTGTCAGAATTTTGTTCGACTGTAGGACTACTTTGTAATTATTTGCACTTGATTATCACCGTCTTAGAGGTTGTTCTTTTTCTACTTCAGCAATAACGCGGCAAGTGAAATTTGCAAATGAATTTGCTCATTAGTCCTACATTTGATAACTCCATTTATAGCCATAAGTTTCTAACCTAGTTACTACTGCAGTCATTAGTACACATTATTCTAAATTTCATTAACAGTTAAATATATCTCTGCATGGATCTTAATTGATAATTTTAGGCTTTAAATTAAGCGCACAAAGTGTGCCAAAAAGTGAGAAAATTGATGTATAGATTGCATCTTTATTTAGAGCTTGATACTTTAGCTAGTTTTTCTTTATTTAGAGCTGGATACTGTAGCTCTCAATACCATAATAACTACGCATTACTTGGTATATTGACTTTGCATGTTATTGTTAGTCCTTAATGAATCCATCTTTACACTTCACAAATGTGTTATATTGAATCATCATAGAGTATCCACGAATATAGACAAATAACATATGTTAGGACCTGCTTATGCGTCCATCATACCTTATGTTAACAAGTGGCTCTAGATTTTTATGATCTGCATATTCTTTCCTCTGGTACTCAGTGTAATAGCCTGTGGGTTTCTTGATTAAGGAAGGTCTGGTAGCTTAATGCTTTGATTTACATTAATGATATAAATTGAACAGAATAAGCAAACTGACCTCATCAATTTACGGCTTGCAAGTCTTGCTCCTCAGCTAATGTTAGAACTTCTCAGATAATAACTCATTCTGGGAGACAATATGGTCCGCTTTTGCTTATTTACTTGTATTTATAAACTTTAATTTACAAACATTAGTAATTGTCACAATTAccattcatgcatgttatgtataACTCATGTTATTATGCACTACAAAACTAGCTTATAAGTTAGAGCAACAGCTTGCCTTTGTCTCATTTTTCCAGTTGAAGTATTTAGAGTAGAACGGATATGATCTGTGAAGAAGTGAGAACTGTGCTGCTGCCCGTTGCAAATGTTCGGTGGAACTTGTACTTCCATCCAAATTGAGCTTTTCTCTACTATTGTAACTTTTTATAGGTTACCTCTAAATACAATACTAATTTTAGCTTCATTTTCTGAATATTAAGGTTGGCAATGAACCAATCATATTATTGCCTTAGCAAAAAAGTGCTTCTAGTCACTTAGTCATTACCCAAAATAAAGCTTCCTTTCACTTTCTTCATTGCTTGACTGAATTGGAACAAACACAATACACCATTTTGTTTCATAGGCTCAAAAATGAAATAGTGGAGTGATTTATTTGAAATTCACAGATAGAAAAGCAGAATCCAGTCTTTGGTTTTCAAGTTTGTGTTTGTTTGATCCAAGAATAACCTGGTCGTTATGCTTTTGTCTCATTGAACTTTTCAGTTTgtatttttcaagtaattgttCAGGTCAGAGGGGTCACAGGAATAATTTTGTAGCATCATTTAGTTCATTATTTTAATGGTGCATTTTATGTGGACAATTCCTCATCATTGGAGGTCATGCATTGCAAACTGTATGTGATAAGATTGCATTATGATTTATGCTTCTGATTTTTTCAAGCTTATTACAAAGAAGGAAATTGTTTATGATCTGTATCAGACGCTGCTGCCTTGGAAACTCTGGAACAGAGTTTTCAACATACAGGCAAGTCAGATTCTGAAGAAATTGGCTGAATTGGATTCTACATATGTCTTGATTTGCATAAGGAGCACATAATCCATTTCTTTCCTGTTTCCAAGAAATGCTGCCAATATACATAATGGCGAGTGCTAACTTGGTTGAATCACAAATGATGCTCAAAATAGGCCTATATAAAGAAGAGCAAAGACTTCTTATATGTCATTGTTGAACTGAGCCTCATACTTTGCTTTAGGTCGATCTGTTTTCATGGAAAAAATTATTCTGCACATTGTTTTCACTATTGATTTATGGTAAGCTTATTAAACACTGCTGTAAGTTATAGAAGGATTAAAGTATAATCTCTTTTGAAAGCATGTCTGCAGAATGCCGATTAAAAATTTGTTGCAGAATATGGGATTTAGTTCAGCTTGAGAGTTGGCCTATTATGTTGACTAACAAGTCAGCGTAACCATGTGTGCCAAGATTGGCTCTTGTCTCAATCCTGTGAAGCTTGACTTGTTTAGCTCTCTTATTGAGACCATTATTCAATATCATATCATATTAACATTACAGAGAAGTAGGCTATTGTTACAAAGAAGCCTTAGTCGGGATGGaggaaaaaaaaatgattaataTAATTTTGGCCGGTTGATGTTTTAATTTCCTTTTAGATTatttattttgtttgaaaatttattaTGCAAATAGAAACAAGAACAATTAGGCAATGTTGTGCTGAGATGGTCACATGAGATACACATCCTTGGAATCTCTATCAAGCAACTCTCAGGAGGAGGCAACCTTCCCTTGAATCGGGGGTAATGTTTCTTTGATCCAAATCTTCTTACCCTCATGATGTACAAGTTTCACATGCTGCTGACAATTTCTCCTTGCAGGCAGACTTTGCAACTGCATCAAATGTTTGCTTCTTTTTCTCTGCCTGAAGCATTTCCAGCTGCTACTTGGCATTTTCTATGAATCAATCCACAGACAGGATCAGATACAGTAGAAGCTGCTCAGTGCATGGAAATCACTTGCCAGTCCCTGCAGCAGCATAAGCAGCCCCACCATGGAGTTATTCTCTGTTGGATCAGCTCATGGAGCCTAAAACACATTCCAGATGGAGTCGTATCACTTTTTTGTCAGATACATGCAAAAATCTGGATGAGAACAACTCTGAATGAACAAAATGTATTGAGAAATACATTCTCTTTTCAAAATGCTGGAAAGCAGATGTTCAGCTAATCTTTGATTAAATTCCAAGTAGCAGATGCTGCTGAAACAGAAATATATATTGTACCAATGGAACAGCAAACCGGTTGATCAGAGGAAAACAAAATGAAGCCATGCTGAACATTCTATCTATTTAATACAGCATAGCTGAGATGCTCAACATGGAGATAAAAATTAAATTCACTGTTGTTTCAAGTACACAGAACCCACACTTGATGCAAATAACTCACAGGTTTGTGCAAAATGACTCTATCGTTCCAGTTAGTCTCTTCTGCAGAGGTCAGCACTACAGGAAGTCCCAAAATGAGCCTGATTCAAACAGCTAACAGAGTCTCAATGATAGTTCTCATGGATGCTTATTATAACCCAAGTATCTGTAGCTAATACTATGCCATGATCTGCTTTTCTTGAACACAGGACTATTCACAGGATAAGCTGCTTGCAGAGAGTACTGATGGAAAGAAACGTTTCCACTGGATGCTAATGAAACCTCGACCGACCTCTATGTGTGGGCAGACTGAGTCGCTAATTTGGCGTGGTTGTGCTCCCCTTCATAAGTCACCATCAACATTGTCGGGTCTTCAACACACCTCTCGACATGCTTTCTTGCCGGGCATCCTCGCATGCTGCTGCATTTGTAGTATCCTCTGCTTGATTTCATTCAGGTAAATGTATTTTAGTGACCAATTATAGCTCAGGTAACACTTCAATCTCATGCTAGAGAAGTAGAGTGCGATTATAGCATGATCTTTGTGTTTGCTTTTAGGACTCGAAGGTGAATTCGAGGCAACAGAAGCTCATTACCAATGCTTTTTGGCATCAGAAACAGTCAGGAGAAGTGAATCAAAATGTGCTAAATGCTTTGCTATGAAATGGAACAGCACAACTAATAGTTCCATGTACTTTCATTACTAAGCTGGCAATATCATTGGATACTACAATTTATGCATGATCACTACCCCGTAGATTGTACCTATGGCGGTGAGATTGAATGGAAATAATCTCGAATTAAGCTGATCAATCTGCAATGTGTCGAGAAAATCCAACAAAAATAGAGGTTTTTTTGTACCTAGGATGTGGAGAACCCTTGATCGGCTTCTGCCCATACTTTCTCCATGAGTAGTCATCAGCAGGGATGTCTGCAAGCTTGTTACTGATAGCAGGAACCTTAATGGTTCTCTTCACTCTCAGCTTCCTAATAAGGAACAATCCAAAGGTTACTTCATCTAAATGTATACTTCTTGCAAAGAAAATAGAAATCGAACCATGTCATCGGATATCGAACCTCTTCTTTGAGCAGTGGCACCTGCCTGTTCTCGCACACTTGCCATTGCCGTCTTCACCGCCTCCGGTGCACCTCCTCCTGTTATGTAGCTGCCAGTTCATCGGATTGGACGACTGCGAGCCGCCGATGAGGTTGAAGGCCTTCCCATCCATGCTTCCGTCCATGCTCAGGGATGACAAGAAGGACCTGGACGACGACACAGTCGCAGCGCAGCTCGAGTTGTCAAACTTGAGGTTCATGCCACTGTTGCTTCTCCCACACATTGCGCTCTGGAGCTTCAGCTGGAACATTTGGCTGCTGTGCTGCTGTTGGAGGAAATGAAGGTGGGTGAGGGTAGGATTGCTGAGGGCAGCTTGAGGAGTGATCCAAGAAGCAGCATCCGTTCTTGGGAGGGTTCGTGAAGGGACGTTGGCAGTGGAGCCAAACTCATTGACTGGCTTCTGTGGTAGGTTTCCTGGGAGGAGTTGGAGTAACAGGGGAGATTGGTCAGCTCTGGATACCGCTGGGCTATCCAAGAAGATGCCGTGATTGAAGTGGAGTTGTTGGGGATCGTGGAGCCTCCTCGGCCTTGCATGACCCACACCATTACTGAGCATGGAAATGACCTTGTTAAACCTGGAAACAGCCTTCCCTGTGTCTGCCATTAGATCTTTGTAAGCTAAAGCTCGGTCTTGGGTCTCAGACAATAAGCTCAAGACTCTGTAGCAGCTCTCCACGGCTGCCCTATTAGCTTCTTCCACTCCCTCCATCTCCACAAGCACTCAAAGAGTGACTCCCCCTAACAATGTCACTTCCGCTCTCTCACCAAAGGTGAAGGGTCAAAAGCAAATGGTTTGATTCACAGCGTGCAGCTTCAACAAAGGAAAAGGACAAGACGGTGAAGAGTCCTCATCTACACATCCCTAAGAATACAGATTAGAACTTTACAAGGCTCAAAAGACGCAAAGAGCGTCTGAGAAGACGAGTCTCTGAAAATCCAACACAACCAGTCGCCATGGAAGAGGTAAGCTCAGGGGATCCAAAAATTTCGATTTTTGACGATACCGATCAGCTAAAGCTGCTGCTTTTTTGCTTTTGCATCGAGCTTTAGATGATAGTTAAAGACCTCAGGACAGAAATCTACAAGAAACAACGATCTCAGAACACAAAAAGCAAGCGGAAGGCAAAAGAAGTCCTCGAAAGAAGAGTCGAGACGGAGACCCAAGAAATCGATTGCAGAGTTTGAAGCGAGTCTCAGAAAAGATCCGAGGAAGAAATCATGTACTTATATGTCTAATTAATCCTCCTCAAAACGTAGAAGAAACTAAAAATTACATTTCGAGGAGAGGGAAGCATGGCGGACTGGGGGGAGAcaaagagagggagggagggaagatCGCCACCGTCCGTTGGTCGATCAGACGGTGAATACGGGTTGGAATGGGCCCACGCGCCTGCTCCACTTGGCTTTCGAACGGTTAAAGTTTGGGGGTCGAGTCATCGGTTGTCGCGTTGCTCTTTAACCATCCTTTCTTTTTTTGCGGTCTGGGATCCTTTCCAAGAATTCTACGGATCAGGATTCGTTCAGACGGTTTGCGTTTTCGTTCACGCGCAATGGACGGATGAAACTAAGAGATttaagattttgattaaagataaaCTTGGAGTGGATCCGTCTCTTTTCCTTTGTTATTGTACCTCGGGCTCTCGTCCAGGTCATAGCCGTTGCTATCTCCCGACCAATGGTAGGGCGACACGCACACCTTTTCCAATGTGTAAGTTGACTAAGGGATAATGTTTTTTAATGTAGCCACAGTGACATATCCGATTCGGTCAGACTGACAGACTCAATAAAACAAATAAATAGACAAAATCCAGATATAGAAAAATGGCGTAATTTATTATGGAATCATTATATTCAGAAATATTGTTTCTTAAATCCTAATTTTATCCCTCAATTctaattattttttagaaaaatattccgAACCAGTTTATATCAGTTTAACCTCATGTTGCTTCCCTGTATCTTCTAACTCTGTCTCTCCTCTCATCGCCGCTGCTactacctcctcctcctcatgtGAAATTGCTACTTGCGATCCCCAAAGCATACTATAGAATAGAGGATGTTGCGAGCAGGCACATCACACAAACGAAGGAGGAATACACAGTGATGACGGTTGGTAGCCTCCGGTATATATAGCTTCAGAATGGTCCAAGCTCGACATTGAAGCTTTCATTAGTAAACAGATTCCTGGGCGAAACAAACAAGAACATCTCAATCGAAGAAAGACTAGACGCTTGATATCTATGCAGAGAGGAAGGTGAGAGACAAACAGCTCTCTTGAGAGAGAAAAAGATGCTTTTGCATGAACTGCTTCTCTTTCTTGTCTATTTATTGGCTTctaaataactttttttttctcctcgttttttttttccttctcataacacaataaaaaaattcaGAATACTGTTTTGGAAAATTAAATTACTAAAAATATATGATCGTGATAAGTAGATAATATAAAGCTAAATCTTCGCAAATACATCCA
Coding sequences within:
- the LOC103980155 gene encoding protein NAR1 isoform X2: MSDKFSPALRLADLNDFIAPSQDCIVSLKAVKSKHGKAESQEKARYISQPSQTEAVKISLKDCLACSGCITSAETIMLEKQSLDEFLAHIKSGDTVIISISPQSRASLAAYFDISPSQVLRKLTTFFKSLGVKAVYDTSCSRDLSLIESCNEFISRYQQQCGENLPILSSACPGWICYAEKTLGSYILPYISSVKSPQQTIGAIIKHHIVQKLGLKPDNVYHVTVMPCYDKKLEAARDEFSFSVDEGENGHANSVMKIPEVDSVLTSGEVLDLIQSKSVDFEALKEAPLDSMLTNVDDGGHLYGVSGGSGGFTETVFRHAAKKLFGVEIQGPLEFRNIRNSDFREVALEVDGKTVLKFAQCYGFRNLQNIVRKIKIGRCDYHFVEVMACPSGCLNGGGQIKPKNGQSSKDLIQLLETLYMQDVEVADPFDNPIVKRLYDEWLGQPGSEKARKYLHTEYHLLVKSTASQLQNW
- the LOC103980155 gene encoding protein NAR1 isoform X1; amino-acid sequence: MSDKFSPALRLADLNDFIAPSQDCIVSLKAVKSKHGKAESQEKARYISQPSQTEAVKISLKDCLACSGCITSAETIMLEKQSLDEFLAHIKSGDTVIISISPQSRASLAAYFDISPSQVLRKLTTFFKSLGVKAVYDTSCSRDLSLIESCNEFISRYQQQCGENLPILSSACPGWICYAEKTLGSYILPYISSVKSPQQTIGAIIKHHIVQKLGLNRPDNVYHVTVMPCYDKKLEAARDEFSFSVDEGENGHANSVMKIPEVDSVLTSGEVLDLIQSKSVDFEALKEAPLDSMLTNVDDGGHLYGVSGGSGGFTETVFRHAAKKLFGVEIQGPLEFRNIRNSDFREVALEVDGKTVLKFAQCYGFRNLQNIVRKIKIGRCDYHFVEVMACPSGCLNGGGQIKPKNGQSSKDLIQLLETLYMQDVEVADPFDNPIVKRLYDEWLGQPGSEKARKYLHTEYHLLVKSTASQLQNW
- the LOC103980153 gene encoding protein WRKY1; translated protein: MEGVEEANRAAVESCYRVLSLLSETQDRALAYKDLMADTGKAVSRFNKVISMLSNGVGHARPRRLHDPQQLHFNHGIFLDSPAVSRADQSPLLLQLLPGNLPQKPVNEFGSTANVPSRTLPRTDAASWITPQAALSNPTLTHLHFLQQQHSSQMFQLKLQSAMCGRSNSGMNLKFDNSSCAATVSSSRSFLSSLSMDGSMDGKAFNLIGGSQSSNPMNWQLHNRRRCTGGGEDGNGKCARTGRCHCSKKRKLRVKRTIKVPAISNKLADIPADDYSWRKYGQKPIKGSPHPRGYYKCSSMRGCPARKHVERCVEDPTMLMVTYEGEHNHAKLATQSAHT